CGCTCGGCGACTTCGAGGACATCGCGGACGTGGTGGGCGAGGTGGACGCCAGCGTCAGCGAAATCAGCGATGCGACTGACCAGCAGGCCCAGTCCGCCGAGGACGTGGTGGCGATGGTCGAGGAAGTCGCGGCCATCAGCGAGGAGACGACCGCCGAGTCCGAGACCGCGGCCACGGCGACCGACCAGCAGGCGACCGCCCTGTCGGGCGTCTCCGAGCAGTTGGCGTCGCTGGCGTCGAAAGCCGACGAACTCGACGCGCTTCTGGGCGAGTTCCGGCTTCCTGAGGGCGCTCACGGGGTCGAGACCGAGCGACGACCGGCGAGCGCGGACTGACGGCGACGAAAGGCTTTTTTGCGGTGAAACGTCCGAGACCCAAAGGCACTTTTAAGCGGGTGACCTACGCATGAGTAGCAACGATGTCGCGTAGCCCACCTCTCCCCGACCAACCGACACTCGAACTCGACCCCGAAATGACAGACCGGGAGCGGCTCGCGGCGCTCCGCGAACACTTCGCCGAGATCGTGGACGTGAACGACACGCTCGAAGCCCGACTCGACGACGCCCGCGAGCGCCGCGAAAACCTCGGTGACGAGGTTGACAGACTCGAACGAGAGAACGAGACGCTGAAGACCACCTCGCTGTACGTCGCCACGGCCGAGGAACTCACCGACGACGGTATCGTCATCAAACAACACGGCAACAACCAAGAGGTCCTGACCGAGGTCTCGCCCAAACTCCGCGAGCAGATAGAGTCGGGCGACCGCGTCGCGGTCAACGACTCGTTCACCGTCCAGACTATCTTGGAAGCCGAGAAGGACGCTCGCGCCCAAGCGATGGAGGTAGACGAGTCGCCGGAAGTCACCTATGACGAAATCGGCGGTCTCGAAGAGCAGACCCGCGAGGTCCGCGAAGCCGTCGAGCAACCGCTCGAAAACCCCGAGCAGTTCGAGGCGGTCGGCATCGAACCGCCCAGCGGCGTCCTGCTCCACGGACCGCCGGGCACCGGCAAGACGATGCTGGCGAAGGCCGTCGCCAACGAGACCGACGCCACCTTCATCAAGATGGCCGGGTCGGAACTCGTCCAGAAGTTCATCGGCGAGGGCGCGAAGTTGGTCCGAGACCTCTTCGAGTTGGCGAGCGAGCGCGAGCCAGCCATCGTCTTCATCGACGAAATCGACGCCGTGGCCTCCAAGCGCACCGACTCGAAAACGTCGGGCGACGCCGAGGTTCAGCGGACGATGATGCAACTGCTCAGCGAGATGGACGGCTTCGAGGACCGCGGCGAGATTCGCATCGTGGCGGCAACCAACCGCTTCGACATGCTCGATCGCGCCATCCTCCGCCCCGGCCGGTTCGACCGCCTCATCGAGGTTCCCGACCCCGACGCGGAGGCTCGACGCAAGATTCTCGAAATCCACACCCGCGACATGGGTCTCGCCGACGACGTGGACTTCG
This genomic stretch from Halorussus pelagicus harbors:
- the pan2 gene encoding proteasome-activating nucleotidase Pan2 translates to MSRSPPLPDQPTLELDPEMTDRERLAALREHFAEIVDVNDTLEARLDDARERRENLGDEVDRLERENETLKTTSLYVATAEELTDDGIVIKQHGNNQEVLTEVSPKLREQIESGDRVAVNDSFTVQTILEAEKDARAQAMEVDESPEVTYDEIGGLEEQTREVREAVEQPLENPEQFEAVGIEPPSGVLLHGPPGTGKTMLAKAVANETDATFIKMAGSELVQKFIGEGAKLVRDLFELASEREPAIVFIDEIDAVASKRTDSKTSGDAEVQRTMMQLLSEMDGFEDRGEIRIVAATNRFDMLDRAILRPGRFDRLIEVPDPDAEARRKILEIHTRDMGLADDVDFEALAEETAGKSGADIESVTTEAGMFAIRDERTEVCQSDFEDALDKLDEDDETGIVTKGSLPSYAY